A region of Paenibacillus sp. JNUCC-31 DNA encodes the following proteins:
- a CDS encoding sensor histidine kinase has protein sequence MRLKNKIVIVLLLFCTAVTLMFGYFSFITSKTQIINKVSASNLSVVNVIDNNLTGMQKNISDWVTVFTLSSTIQNRLQNQPASTDKLETELYSGPMASIMDQMLATGNLDYLALYGTKSEPLYQIATDGSYGSGSLNEIWHTDIYKQTMALGGASYWFPLDDEDDPFIVNNQKDKIGMTRIIRSVYTGKQIGFAFVGVNKETIRKQYLKNLYDQERGIVILDSLGNTIVEAGKAFYSISDPNFSIYRGKTNIKQGSQIVYSSQDDMLVSYSEMDNGWRILYAIPLKSLIKELNAIKLFVLLIIGLAFVVSIPLMSALSWTITAPVGNLLKSMKRFQNGCFHERVEVKYNDEIGQLSRGYNEMVGNIKSLVDDAYILKLKEQEAELKALQSQINPHFLYNMLDTIYWEAAYAGQDRISEMVVNLSRLFRLSLNQGKSFTSMAKEKELITLYLTLQQMRFKDRLRYSIDIPDELEHFVLLKLSLQPFIENALIHGIERKREGGQISIRGELDGGYLKIIIEDNGVGMDAETVKQITEVTTDNDISLSDDTSGYGIQNVIQRLRYYYKENYRLKYTSEPGTGTQVELTIPVGKSV, from the coding sequence ATGAGACTGAAAAATAAAATTGTGATTGTCCTCCTTTTGTTTTGCACTGCCGTGACGCTCATGTTCGGGTATTTCTCATTTATCACTTCCAAGACACAGATTATCAATAAAGTCAGTGCCTCGAATTTATCTGTTGTGAACGTCATTGACAACAATTTGACCGGGATGCAAAAAAACATTTCGGATTGGGTGACGGTGTTTACTCTATCATCTACGATTCAAAACCGTTTGCAAAACCAACCTGCTAGTACGGATAAATTGGAAACGGAGCTTTACTCTGGTCCTATGGCATCCATTATGGATCAAATGCTGGCGACCGGGAATTTAGATTATTTGGCTCTTTACGGCACGAAAAGCGAACCATTGTACCAGATTGCCACGGACGGTAGTTACGGTTCTGGCAGTTTAAACGAGATTTGGCATACGGATATTTATAAACAAACTATGGCACTGGGCGGAGCATCGTACTGGTTTCCTTTAGACGACGAGGACGATCCTTTTATTGTGAACAACCAGAAGGATAAAATCGGAATGACTCGGATCATTCGGAGCGTATATACCGGAAAGCAAATCGGGTTTGCTTTTGTCGGTGTGAATAAAGAGACGATTCGCAAGCAGTATCTGAAAAATCTCTACGATCAAGAGCGTGGCATTGTCATTCTTGACAGTCTGGGGAACACTATTGTGGAGGCGGGCAAGGCGTTTTACTCCATAAGCGATCCTAACTTTTCCATTTATAGAGGAAAAACAAATATTAAACAAGGGTCCCAAATCGTTTATTCATCACAAGACGACATGCTTGTCTCCTACAGCGAAATGGACAACGGCTGGCGGATTCTATACGCTATTCCCCTTAAGTCGCTTATTAAAGAGTTGAATGCCATTAAATTATTTGTGCTCTTGATCATCGGACTTGCTTTTGTGGTTTCCATTCCATTAATGTCTGCATTGAGCTGGACGATCACGGCTCCGGTCGGGAACCTCTTGAAATCGATGAAACGATTTCAAAACGGATGCTTCCACGAGAGAGTTGAAGTTAAATACAATGATGAAATCGGCCAACTAAGCCGCGGATATAATGAAATGGTAGGCAATATTAAGTCGCTCGTTGACGATGCTTACATTTTAAAGCTGAAAGAACAAGAAGCAGAGTTAAAAGCCCTGCAGTCTCAAATCAATCCGCATTTTCTCTATAACATGCTCGATACGATTTATTGGGAAGCCGCATATGCAGGACAGGATCGAATCAGCGAAATGGTGGTAAATCTATCCAGATTATTCCGGTTAAGCCTAAACCAGGGGAAAAGTTTTACTAGCATGGCTAAAGAGAAAGAACTGATTACGCTCTATCTCACTCTTCAGCAAATGAGGTTTAAGGATAGGCTGCGTTATTCGATAGACATTCCTGATGAATTGGAACATTTCGTCCTTTTGAAATTAAGCTTGCAACCGTTTATTGAAAATGCATTGATTCATGGAATCGAACGAAAACGCGAAGGTGGGCAGATTAGTATCCGTGGGGAGTTGGACGGTGGTTATCTAAAAATCATCATTGAGGATAACGGGGTTGGCATGGATGCCGAAACTGTCAAGCAAATTACAGAGGTCACTACGGACAATGATATTTCTTTATCCGATGACACTAGCGGATATGGCATCCAGAATGTGATCCAACGTTTAAGATATTATTATAAGGAAAACTATCGGCTCAAGTACACTAGCGAGCCTGGGACCGGGACGCAGGTCGAATTAACGATTCCAGTCGGGAAGAGCGTATAG
- a CDS encoding response regulator, translating into MIVDDEERAITGIKSLIDWDQHGVSINAEARDGVEALEILKTHPVDILLTDIRMPEMDGLTLISIVNEKYPHIKSIIMSGYDEFSYATKALTLGASDYLIKPSRVKEILDTILKLIEKIKSEQKQIHHLEYLKQGFRESLPLLREKTLRNLVIGNECPYEKLVENLKLCGILFPHSHFFVMVIQIDTLIELYQTYNSYDIELLKYGLKNLGEDTIAEDFLCAAFEYEDDIVIVMNSRFKSDAVELLPVSQRIKANASAFLRLSVSIGIGVPGEQIHHLKTSHMTAMDALDSTYYRGKGRIVYSSTSTEKNVDITAYPIDLERTLLQAVLSGNPETIREKLLLFQKTLNEERTSRDIAMKFTFSLFFALYRLGVEKDIDVSTIFGEDLQVMAQKLAKTYLDEIYREMVEIAEKISEELDHKKQSNKLFQRILEFIRNNFNKDLNRETVAKEVFITPGYLSLLFKQQLKISFLSYLHNVRIEQAAILLKDPGKRIGDIAVEVGYNDEKYFFQVFKKYTGMTPNQYRNLL; encoded by the coding sequence ATGATCGTCGATGACGAAGAACGAGCCATAACGGGTATTAAGTCCCTAATAGACTGGGATCAACATGGAGTATCTATCAATGCAGAAGCCCGTGATGGGGTGGAAGCTCTTGAGATCCTCAAAACACACCCTGTCGATATTTTGTTAACGGATATACGCATGCCAGAAATGGATGGTCTTACACTTATTTCCATAGTTAACGAGAAGTACCCTCATATCAAATCCATTATTATGAGCGGATATGACGAGTTCTCCTATGCAACAAAAGCGCTCACACTCGGAGCTAGCGATTATCTCATTAAGCCAAGCCGGGTCAAAGAGATCCTTGACACGATATTAAAGTTAATAGAAAAAATCAAAAGCGAGCAAAAGCAGATTCATCACCTAGAATATTTGAAGCAGGGCTTCCGTGAAAGCCTACCCCTTTTACGCGAAAAAACACTAAGAAACCTCGTGATCGGTAATGAATGCCCTTATGAAAAATTGGTGGAGAATTTAAAACTTTGCGGAATCCTTTTCCCTCACTCCCACTTTTTTGTCATGGTTATTCAAATCGATACATTAATAGAGCTATATCAAACCTACAACTCTTATGATATCGAACTATTAAAATACGGGTTGAAGAACCTAGGCGAGGATACGATAGCTGAAGATTTCCTTTGTGCTGCGTTCGAATACGAAGATGATATCGTCATCGTCATGAATTCGAGATTCAAGAGTGATGCGGTAGAATTACTCCCCGTTTCACAGCGAATTAAAGCTAACGCATCTGCTTTTTTGAGGCTCAGTGTTTCAATTGGAATAGGAGTACCGGGAGAGCAGATCCATCATTTGAAAACATCACACATGACAGCCATGGATGCGCTGGATTCGACCTACTATAGAGGTAAGGGAAGAATCGTTTATTCTTCGACAAGTACTGAAAAGAACGTCGATATTACCGCTTATCCTATCGATTTAGAGAGAACGTTGCTTCAAGCTGTCCTGTCTGGAAATCCGGAGACCATAAGGGAGAAATTGTTACTCTTTCAAAAGACGTTAAACGAGGAACGCACCTCTAGGGATATAGCCATGAAGTTTACCTTTTCACTCTTTTTTGCGCTTTATCGCTTAGGAGTCGAAAAAGATATTGATGTAAGCACCATTTTCGGGGAAGATCTGCAAGTCATGGCTCAAAAGCTAGCCAAAACTTATTTGGATGAGATATATAGGGAAATGGTCGAGATTGCTGAAAAGATTTCAGAAGAGCTGGATCACAAGAAACAATCGAATAAATTATTCCAAAGGATTTTGGAATTCATTCGAAATAACTTCAATAAGGATCTTAATCGCGAAACGGTTGCAAAAGAGGTATTTATCACACCAGGTTATTTAAGCCTCTTATTCAAGCAGCAATTAAAAATAAGTTTTTTAAGCTACTTGCATAATGTACGGATTGAACAAGCAGCTATCCTCTTGAAAGACCCAGGTAAGCGTATTGGCGATATTGCGGTGGAAGTCGGATATAATGACGAAAAGTACTTCTTTCAGGTGTTTAAAAAATATACTGGAATGACACCCAATCAGTATCGAAACCTATTGTGA